The Chlamydiales bacterium genome contains the following window.
AGGGTCGCAGGGAGGCCCCGAGCGAAAGCATAGCTTTCTCCTGGCCTACCCGACATGTCTCTTCAGCTGATTTATAAATCTAATAAAAAGCCCAATTAGGAAGAGAGGTGTTGGAGAGTGTGGTCGTAGTGGGGGAGGAGGTCGGGGGCGTGGGATTCGAGCCAGGAGCGAAGAGGCGCGGTGATCTTTTCTGCCTCCTCACGCGCCCGGAATTTTGCGCTCTCATCGCGCGAGAAGCGGCCGATATCGATATGGATCGGGTGATCATCGAGCCAGCCATAGTTTTTTTCTAAGATGGCATCCGAGTCGACGATCCCTTTTTTCATTCTATCTGCGATCAGATTCACGATCTTCGTTACAGCGGTTTTGATCTCCTCTTTCTTCTGCATCTTGCAGAGCTCATCGAGGTAGGGGAAGATAAGCTTAGCTCTTCTCTGCAAAATAAAAGGGAGCTTGCCGAGTTCGACGGAGTAGTTTACGCCGAGTTTGTCCTGAATCTGGACTCTTCTTTCCAGAGAGCCATCATCTGTCTGTAGGTGAACCATCACGAGTCCTGTCTCTTGCTTGAGCTCTTGATGTGCTAGAGAGAAGCTTTGAAAGCTGTCTGCTAGCTTCTGCAGATTGTAGGTTTTGATCTCTTGGCGCTTCTTGTTGAACTGGTAAGAGAGGGGGTGAGAGATTTGGGAGAATGCGCGCAGATGCGAGGGGAAGCGGTAGAATTTTAAGACATAGTTTCCATCTTCGCTTAAAAAGACGTAGGACTGGTGGCCGCGTGTTAGGTAGCAGAACTTCTGGCTTGAGATCTTCTCCCACCCAGAAGGTGAGAGAGATGTCTGGTCTATGTAGCGCTGGACGTGTGCAGGCACACGTCCAGAGATGTTGTGAAAACAGAAGCCGTCATTCTCTTTTAAGAAAAAACGGTCGAGTCTCACTAGCGAAGCTAGGAGAAGAAAGAAGAGAAGAGCAAAAGAGAGCAGCTCTTTTCTCATCTCCTGCATCCTAATCTTTCATCGATAATAGGAACTCGATGTTATTGTTGGTCTTCTTCAAGCGGCCAAGCAGGAGGTTCATCGCATCGAGAGGTGAGAGGTCTGCAAGCGCCTGGCGCATGCGGTAGATCTTCTCGAGCTCTTCCGGATGGTAGAGCAGCTCTTCTTTGCGGGTTCCACTCTTGATCAGATCGATTGCAGGCCAGACGCGTCTGTCTGCGATACGGCGATCGAGTACGAGCTCCATATTGCCTGTGCCTTTAAACTCTTCAAAGATCACCTCATCCATGCGAGACCCGGTGTCGATCAGAGCAGTTGCAATAATGGTAAGGGAGCCTCCCTCTTCAATATTGCGGGCTGCGCCGAAGAAGCGTTTTGGCTTGTGAAGGGCGTTGGCATCGATACCGCCAGTCAAAATCTTTCCAGAGTGGGGTTGGACGGTGTTGTATGCGCGCGCAAGGCGAGTGAGCGAGTCTAGAAGGATGATCACGTCGTGACCATACTCGACGAGACGGCGCGCTTTTTCGATCGCCATCTCTGCGATCTGCACGTGGCGTTCAGGCGGCTCATCAAAGGTAGAGGAGACGACCTCTCCCTTCACGACACGCATCATGTCTGTGACCTCTTCAGGACGCTCATCGATGAGGAGGACGATCAGAACGCTCTCGGGATTGTTTACTGCAATGGAGTTGGCAATTGTCTGCAGGATGATCGTCTTACCAGTACGAGGAGGAGCGACGATCAGACCGCGCTGACCTTTTCCGATTGGTGCCGCCAGATCGAGCACGCGGGTTGTCAGACCCTCTTTAGTGGTCTCCATGACAAGGCGCTTATCAGGATAGAGAGGAGTCAAGTTCTCAAAGAGAACGCGCTCTCTTGCTTTTTCAGGGGCTTTATTGTTGATCTTGTCCACTTTGAGAAGAGCAAAATACTTCTCCTTCTCTTTTGGAGAGCGGATCGTTCCATACACCGTATCTCCCTTCTTCAGGTCGAAGCGGCGGATCTGCGCAGGAGAGACATAGATGTCTTCGGCAGAGGGGAGGTAGTTGTAGTTGGGAGAGCGCAAGAAACCAAATCCATCAGGAAGGACTTCTAAGACGCCTTCTCCTACCAGAACCTCATTGGGCTTTTCTGAGAGAGATTTAACGACTTCAAAGACGATCTGGGACTTTGTGAGCGCTCCGAGACTTCTCAGCCCGTTGTTGCGCGCAAATGTTGCGAGCTGCTCAATATTCATCCGCTGCAGGTCGGCAATACGCGTGATGTTTTCTGGTTCAGAATTTTGTGGGGGAGTGTGCGGTTTTTCGCTTCCGGGATCTTGGATGTTTTGAGAAACGTCTTCTTGATACATTAAAAAGAGGCTCCTTAGTTTCTTAAGAGATGTGTTTGATAAAGCTGCTGCACCTGATGTTTAAGGTCTTCATAGGTGCCGTTATTGGTAATGACATAATCCGCCTTTGCGGCTTTCACATGTGGTTCAAGCTGTCTTTTCATGCGCAGGTAGTACTCCTTTGAAGTACGTTTTGTCGCATCAGCATACCGCTTTTGACATAGGGTCTCGTCAGAGACAACTGCAATGACGACATCGAAAAATTCATGGCTTTCGCTCTCGTAGAGGAGGGGGATTTCGGCAACGAAGAGGGAGTGCTTCTGGTCTTCTCTAGTTTTCTGGTAGGCGCGTTGAATTTCATTTAATACTGCGGGATGGAGGATTTTTTCAAGGCTGTCCAAAAGCTCGGGAGAGGAAAAAACTTTTTTTGCAATTTTATCTCGATCGATTTTGTGATCATTGAGGATCTCTGAACCTAGCAGGTCGATGACCCGCTGACCAACTACTGAATTAGGAGTTAACAGCTCGTGGACTACCTTGTCAGCACTGATGACATAGGCTCCGCAGGCTTTAAGAATTTGACAGACGGAGCTCTTGCCAGAAGCAAGACCGCCTGTTACAGCAACCTTGTTCAAGGTTAACACTCCCCCCAATTTCTTCCAATGGAAATGTCCACAACAAGAGGGACTTTGAGTTTGAAGACCCCCTCCATGATTCGTTTAATGTATGAAGAGAGCTCTTCGACATGCTTGTCAGGGCTTTCAAATAATAGTTCGTCATGGATCTGGACGATCATGGTGCCCCAGTTGCTCTCTTTTTGGAGTTTCGCATCGATCTCGATCATCGCTATCTTAATGAGGTCGGCCGCTGTCCCTTGCAGAGGGGTGTTAACAGCAAGGCGCTCTGCCGCTGCGCGGATCATCGGATTTTTGCTGTGGATTTCCGGAATTGGCCTCTGACGCCCCGTCATTGTCACGGCTCGCCCTGTTTTGCGGACGCACTCTTTGCAAAACTCTAAATATTCTTTTACTTTTTTGTAGCGTTCAAAATAGGTGCCGATGAAGGCGGAGGCCTCTTTGTAGTCGATTCCCAGCCCCTCCGAAAGTCCAAACGCCTGCTGGCCGTAGATGATACCAAAATTCACCGCCTTTGCTTTGCGCCTCATGTCCGAGGTGACCTCTTTGAGCGGCGTATCAAAAACAACAGAGGCTGTGTAGGCGTGGACATCTTCGCCTTCGATAAACGCCTTCATCAGGACAGGATCTTCGCTTAAATGGGCCAGAAGCCTGAGTTCAATTTGAGAGTAGTCGGCAGCGAGGAAGCTCCAGTGCTCTTTCTGAGGTCTGAATGCTTCGCGTATCTTGCGTCCCTCTGGGGTGCGGATGGGAATATTCTGCAGATTGGGATCTTGAGAAGAGAGCCTTCCTGTTGCAGCAACGGATTGATTAAAGGTGCAGTGGATCCTATGCGTCTTAGGATTGATCTGCTCGATGAGCGCATCGACGTAGGTGGATCTCAATTTTTCGAGAGTGCGGTACTCCAAGACTTTGTGGACGATGGGCGCTTCATCTTTTAACGATTCTAAGACGTCAGCGCTGGTAGAAAATCCAGTTGTGGTCTTTTTATGGCCTTTAATACCCATCTTTTCGAAGAGGATCTGGCTGAGCTGCTTCGGGGAGCTGATGTTAAACTCCTCTCCAGCCATTTTATGAATCTCCTTCTCGAGGTGAGAGATCGCATGAACGAGCTCCTTGGACATTTTGTGGAGCTTCTCGACGTCGACGTAGATGCCAGCTCTCTCCATCCGCGCAAGCACGGGCAGAAGAGGCAGTTCGATATTTTCAAAGAGATCCTTCACTCCCGCTTTCTCAAGCTCTTTTTCAAAGACCCCCTTTAAACGCAGCGTGTAGTCCACATCTTCGCAGCAGTAGTCGGAGACCTCTTGAATGGGAGCCTGATCCATGGTGATCGTCTTAGCGCCTTTGCCTATCAGCGATTCGATGGGGATCTTCACCTTGTCAAATTTTTCAAGCGCAAGGGCGTCCAAATTGTGTCTTTGATTTTGAGGATTAATGAGGTAGGAAGCCAGAAGGGTATCGAAGCAGATGTTCTGGATTTCGATCCCCACATTTTGAAACACGTGAAGGTCATACTTCAAGTTGTGTCCAAAAAAACCGATATGGGAGTTTTCGAGAAGAGGTTTGAGGTGAGCTATGATTTTGCTAGGTGAGACCTCTCCATTTAAGGGGATATAGAAGGCTTTTTTGGGGTGAGCGGAGAGGCCGACACCAATGAGCTCTGCTTCCATGGGACGCACGCTGGTCGTCTCTGTGTCGACGCAGATCTCTCTCTCTTTTCGCATCTCAGCGACTAGATCTTCAAGCTCCTGCTCGCTCTGAATTAACTGGTAGGAGACCCTCTCTTCATGAGTCGAGACTTTATGCGCCTCCTGAGGTTTCTCTCCGCCTAGCTCTTTTAAAAGAGATAGGAAGTGCATCTCTTGATAAAAGGCTCTCAGCGCTTCATCTTCATGAGGTTTAAGAGCAAAAAACTCCTCTTTGTGGGGAAATTCAACAGTATAGTCTAGCTTTGCAAGCTCGCGGCTTAACAGAGCGATCTCCTGCCCCTTTTTCAGGGTCTCCTGCTTTTTTGCTCCGGCCACCTTTTCGGGGTTAGCTAAAAGGGCATCGAGAGTTCC
Protein-coding sequences here:
- the rho gene encoding transcription termination factor Rho — encoded protein: MYQEDVSQNIQDPGSEKPHTPPQNSEPENITRIADLQRMNIEQLATFARNNGLRSLGALTKSQIVFEVVKSLSEKPNEVLVGEGVLEVLPDGFGFLRSPNYNYLPSAEDIYVSPAQIRRFDLKKGDTVYGTIRSPKEKEKYFALLKVDKINNKAPEKARERVLFENLTPLYPDKRLVMETTKEGLTTRVLDLAAPIGKGQRGLIVAPPRTGKTIILQTIANSIAVNNPESVLIVLLIDERPEEVTDMMRVVKGEVVSSTFDEPPERHVQIAEMAIEKARRLVEYGHDVIILLDSLTRLARAYNTVQPHSGKILTGGIDANALHKPKRFFGAARNIEEGGSLTIIATALIDTGSRMDEVIFEEFKGTGNMELVLDRRIADRRVWPAIDLIKSGTRKEELLYHPEELEKIYRMRQALADLSPLDAMNLLLGRLKKTNNNIEFLLSMKD
- a CDS encoding dephospho-CoA kinase, translating into MLTLNKVAVTGGLASGKSSVCQILKACGAYVISADKVVHELLTPNSVVGQRVIDLLGSEILNDHKIDRDKIAKKVFSSPELLDSLEKILHPAVLNEIQRAYQKTREDQKHSLFVAEIPLLYESESHEFFDVVIAVVSDETLCQKRYADATKRTSKEYYLRMKRQLEPHVKAAKADYVITNNGTYEDLKHQVQQLYQTHLLRN
- the polA gene encoding DNA polymerase I, encoding MDKIFIIDAVNILFRSYYAIGPMTNPKGESTGALYGFIRSINKIIKDFSAKHFIAVFDGPDNKSKRTSIFSDYKKHREKMPEDLFLQLERAILFCDLAGIPNLSVPGVEADDTIGSITRWAEKKGAKVYICSSDKDLCQLVSDHVFIVHAHKDNLIIDRAKVKELFGVVPEQIVDYLAIMGDASDNIPGLEGFGPKTAAALLNEFGTLDALLANPEKVAGAKKQETLKKGQEIALLSRELAKLDYTVEFPHKEEFFALKPHEDEALRAFYQEMHFLSLLKELGGEKPQEAHKVSTHEERVSYQLIQSEQELEDLVAEMRKEREICVDTETTSVRPMEAELIGVGLSAHPKKAFYIPLNGEVSPSKIIAHLKPLLENSHIGFFGHNLKYDLHVFQNVGIEIQNICFDTLLASYLINPQNQRHNLDALALEKFDKVKIPIESLIGKGAKTITMDQAPIQEVSDYCCEDVDYTLRLKGVFEKELEKAGVKDLFENIELPLLPVLARMERAGIYVDVEKLHKMSKELVHAISHLEKEIHKMAGEEFNISSPKQLSQILFEKMGIKGHKKTTTGFSTSADVLESLKDEAPIVHKVLEYRTLEKLRSTYVDALIEQINPKTHRIHCTFNQSVAATGRLSSQDPNLQNIPIRTPEGRKIREAFRPQKEHWSFLAADYSQIELRLLAHLSEDPVLMKAFIEGEDVHAYTASVVFDTPLKEVTSDMRRKAKAVNFGIIYGQQAFGLSEGLGIDYKEASAFIGTYFERYKKVKEYLEFCKECVRKTGRAVTMTGRQRPIPEIHSKNPMIRAAAERLAVNTPLQGTAADLIKIAMIEIDAKLQKESNWGTMIVQIHDELLFESPDKHVEELSSYIKRIMEGVFKLKVPLVVDISIGRNWGEC